One stretch of Alcaligenes aquatilis DNA includes these proteins:
- the dxs gene encoding 1-deoxy-D-xylulose-5-phosphate synthase translates to MTTVSLEQIQSPADLRQLDQRDLPELARQLREFVLQSVSKTGGHLSSNLGTVELTTALHYVFETPHDRIVWDVGHQSYPHKILTGRRDQMGSLRQQDGISGFPKRSESEYDDFGTAHSSTSISAVLGMAVASRNAGIERQHIAVIGDGAMTAGMAFEALNNAGVTPDVNVLVVLNDNDMSISPPVGALNHYLARLMSGRFYAAAKNVGRAVLQHVPPVLDLARKFEGHAKGILSPATLFEELGFNYVGPIDGHDLDALVSTLSNLRDLGGLQFLHVVTRKGQGYKLAEADPVLYHGPGKFDPSVGLVKPTTKPRPTFTQIFGQWLCDMAKQDQRLYGITPAMREGSGMVEFEQQFPRRYFDVGIAEQHAVTFAGGLACEGQKPVVAIYSTFLQRGYDQLIHDVALQNLDVTFALDRAGIVGADGATHAGNYDIAFLRCIPNMVVAAPSDENETRLLLTCCYQHPGPSSVRYPRGAGIGAEVDQALNTVPLGKANLRRQGKNLAILAFGPVLHEALKAAEVLDATVVDMRFVKPMDEALLQELAQSHQAFVTVEEGCLMGGAGSAVLEFVSRDALVMPVLQLGYPDEFIDHGDQKKIAQDLGLDAAGIERSIRERFSSLFEV, encoded by the coding sequence ATGACAACCGTTTCCCTAGAGCAGATTCAGTCTCCCGCCGACTTGCGCCAGCTTGATCAACGTGATCTTCCCGAGCTGGCACGACAACTGCGCGAGTTTGTTCTGCAGTCCGTATCCAAAACCGGTGGGCATTTGTCGTCCAATCTGGGCACGGTTGAATTGACCACCGCCTTGCACTATGTGTTCGAGACGCCCCACGACCGTATCGTGTGGGATGTGGGTCATCAGTCCTATCCGCACAAGATTCTGACTGGCCGGCGCGATCAGATGGGAAGCTTGCGTCAGCAAGATGGCATCTCCGGTTTCCCCAAGCGTTCCGAGTCCGAGTACGACGACTTTGGCACCGCACATTCCTCGACCTCGATTTCCGCGGTATTGGGTATGGCCGTGGCCTCGCGCAATGCCGGGATTGAGCGTCAGCACATTGCCGTGATCGGCGATGGCGCGATGACCGCTGGCATGGCCTTTGAAGCCCTGAACAATGCCGGTGTCACCCCCGATGTGAATGTGCTGGTGGTGCTGAACGACAATGACATGTCGATCTCCCCGCCGGTAGGTGCCCTGAACCATTATCTGGCTCGCCTGATGTCGGGCCGCTTTTACGCCGCTGCCAAGAATGTGGGCCGTGCTGTTTTGCAGCATGTGCCGCCCGTTCTGGATCTGGCGCGCAAGTTTGAAGGCCATGCCAAGGGGATTTTGTCTCCGGCCACGCTATTTGAAGAGCTGGGCTTTAATTACGTAGGCCCGATTGACGGCCATGATCTGGACGCGCTGGTCTCTACCTTGAGCAATCTGCGTGATCTGGGTGGTTTGCAGTTCCTGCATGTGGTGACCCGTAAAGGGCAGGGTTACAAGCTGGCCGAGGCAGACCCGGTGCTCTACCACGGCCCTGGCAAGTTCGATCCCTCGGTGGGTTTGGTTAAGCCAACGACCAAGCCGCGCCCGACGTTTACGCAGATCTTTGGCCAGTGGTTGTGCGATATGGCCAAGCAGGACCAGCGCCTATACGGTATTACCCCTGCCATGCGTGAAGGCAGTGGCATGGTGGAGTTCGAGCAGCAGTTTCCCCGTCGTTATTTTGATGTGGGTATCGCCGAACAGCACGCCGTCACGTTTGCGGGTGGCTTGGCCTGTGAAGGACAAAAGCCTGTTGTGGCGATTTACTCCACTTTCTTGCAGCGTGGCTACGATCAACTGATTCACGACGTGGCTTTGCAGAATCTGGATGTTACGTTTGCGTTGGACCGTGCCGGTATTGTGGGCGCAGACGGGGCAACGCACGCCGGTAATTACGACATCGCCTTTTTGCGCTGCATTCCAAACATGGTGGTCGCCGCCCCGTCGGACGAGAACGAAACCCGCTTGTTGCTGACCTGTTGCTACCAGCATCCAGGCCCCAGCTCGGTGCGCTATCCTCGTGGAGCAGGTATCGGTGCTGAAGTAGACCAGGCGCTGAACACTGTGCCGCTGGGCAAGGCCAATTTGCGTCGCCAAGGCAAGAATCTGGCCATTTTGGCTTTCGGACCCGTGTTGCACGAGGCCCTGAAAGCGGCCGAGGTTCTGGACGCTACCGTGGTGGATATGCGTTTTGTGAAACCCATGGACGAAGCCTTGCTGCAAGAGCTGGCACAAAGCCATCAGGCTTTTGTGACGGTGGAAGAAGGCTGTTTGATGGGTGGCGCAGGCAGCGCGGTACTGGAGTTTGTCAGCCGTGATGCGCTGGTGATGCCCGTGCTGCAACTGGGCTACCCTGACGAGTTCATTGATCACGGTGATCAGAAGAAAATAGCTCAGGATCTGGGTCTGGATGCCGCAGGCATCGAGCGTTCGATCCGTGAGCGTTTCTCAAGTTTGTTTGAGGTGTAA
- a CDS encoding polyprenyl synthetase family protein, with protein sequence MSSTSFSDWLQARVEQTETVLDQSLPPVSQEPARLHEAMRYSVLGGGKRVRAALVYAAGEAALQGKPMAAAQLKALELAAAAVELIHAYSLVHDDLPCMDDDKLRRGRPTTHVQFDEACAMLAGDALQPLAFELLAQMPIAPALIVQAITQLAQAAGSAGMAGGQAIDCESVGIALDRDQLQEMHSMKTGAMLQASVLLGGIVAGASSTVRNGLEEYAQAVGLAFQVVDDILDVTADTATLGKTAGKDAADNKPTYVSILGMDGSRELLGALNEQAQLALRPLGPAAARLMQLADYIVGRNH encoded by the coding sequence ATGAGTTCTACCAGTTTTTCTGATTGGCTGCAGGCGCGGGTTGAGCAAACTGAGACCGTACTGGATCAGTCCTTGCCCCCTGTCAGCCAGGAACCTGCTCGTTTGCACGAAGCCATGCGCTATAGTGTGCTGGGTGGTGGCAAGCGTGTGCGTGCTGCCTTGGTCTATGCCGCAGGCGAGGCCGCCCTGCAAGGCAAGCCTATGGCGGCTGCCCAACTGAAAGCATTGGAGCTGGCTGCGGCGGCGGTGGAGTTGATTCACGCCTACTCGCTGGTTCATGATGATTTGCCTTGCATGGACGACGATAAATTGCGTCGTGGTCGCCCAACTACCCATGTCCAGTTTGATGAAGCCTGCGCCATGCTGGCAGGCGATGCCTTACAGCCCTTGGCCTTCGAGCTGTTGGCGCAAATGCCGATTGCCCCTGCCTTGATCGTGCAAGCCATTACCCAATTGGCTCAGGCTGCGGGCAGTGCCGGCATGGCTGGTGGTCAGGCGATTGATTGTGAAAGCGTGGGCATTGCCCTGGACCGCGATCAACTGCAAGAAATGCACAGCATGAAAACCGGCGCCATGTTGCAGGCCAGCGTGTTGTTGGGTGGTATTGTGGCGGGTGCCTCATCCACTGTGCGTAATGGTTTGGAAGAGTATGCCCAGGCCGTCGGTCTGGCTTTCCAGGTCGTGGACGATATTCTGGATGTGACAGCCGATACCGCCACGCTGGGCAAGACAGCCGGTAAAGATGCGGCCGATAACAAGCCTACCTATGTCTCCATCCTGGGTATGGACGGATCGCGCGAGTTGCTCGGTGCCCTGAATGAGCAGGCTCAGTTGGCTTTGCGTCCCTTGGGGCCTGCCGCTGCGCGCCTGATGCAACTGGCTGACTATATCGTGGGCCGCAATCATTAA
- a CDS encoding exodeoxyribonuclease VII small subunit, translated as MVKSRDDNQSAQAPDQQDFESALAQLEALVARMESGALPLEQALQAYEQGVELAQLCQRKLDLAQEQVSVLQGNLLRPLSGDEAVGDS; from the coding sequence ATGGTTAAATCTCGCGATGATAATCAAAGTGCCCAGGCGCCAGACCAGCAGGATTTTGAGTCCGCTCTGGCGCAATTGGAAGCGCTGGTCGCTCGCATGGAAAGCGGGGCGCTGCCGCTGGAGCAGGCTTTGCAGGCTTACGAGCAGGGTGTGGAGTTAGCCCAATTGTGTCAGCGCAAACTAGACCTTGCCCAGGAACAGGTCAGTGTATTGCAGGGCAATCTGCTGCGTCCCTTGTCGGGGGATGAGGCTGTTGGAGATAGTTAA
- a CDS encoding sulfurtransferase, which translates to MFEFLISAEQVQANLNNSECLILDVRHDLIDHQAGRRAYEQGHIPGAVFLDHEVDLAAPKTGLNGRHPLPSRQVLAQLLQQSGLRDGMQVVVYDAQGSLFASHMWWMLRWLGHPQVAILDGGWQAWQQLGGAQESGPARPAPAAAELSIPEQAAMPTVQTDQVLKNLSKPIFTVLDARAAERYRGDVEPMDPVAGHIPDALNRSHLNNLDEQGRFKPAEQLRQEYQDLLGTISAEMVVHQCGSGITACHNLFAMELAGLSGSSIYPGSWSEWVSDASRPVARS; encoded by the coding sequence GTGTTTGAATTTCTGATTAGCGCAGAACAAGTCCAGGCCAATCTGAATAACTCAGAGTGCTTGATTCTGGATGTACGCCATGACTTGATCGACCATCAAGCAGGACGACGCGCTTATGAGCAGGGGCATATTCCGGGTGCGGTGTTTCTGGATCACGAGGTTGATCTGGCTGCACCCAAGACGGGGCTGAATGGCCGTCATCCTTTGCCCAGTCGTCAGGTGCTGGCCCAGCTTTTGCAGCAAAGCGGCTTGCGTGACGGCATGCAGGTTGTGGTCTACGATGCCCAGGGTTCCTTGTTTGCCAGCCATATGTGGTGGATGCTGCGTTGGTTGGGGCATCCCCAGGTCGCCATTCTGGATGGTGGCTGGCAGGCCTGGCAACAACTGGGCGGAGCCCAAGAAAGCGGCCCGGCTAGGCCCGCCCCGGCAGCGGCTGAATTGAGCATCCCTGAACAGGCGGCCATGCCTACCGTGCAAACGGATCAGGTACTGAAGAACCTGTCCAAACCTATTTTCACTGTGCTGGATGCGCGCGCTGCCGAACGATATCGCGGAGATGTGGAACCGATGGACCCGGTCGCGGGTCATATCCCCGACGCGTTGAACCGTTCGCACCTTAATAATCTGGATGAACAAGGGCGCTTCAAGCCGGCTGAGCAGCTACGTCAGGAGTATCAGGACTTGCTGGGGACGATTTCGGCAGAGATGGTGGTCCATCAGTGTGGTTCGGGTATTACGGCTTGTCACAATCTTTTTGCCATGGAATTGGCGGGGCTGTCCGGCTCCAGTATTTATCCAGGCTCCTGGAGTGAATGGGTCAGTGACGCCAGCCGGCCTGTTGCGCGCAGCTAG
- a CDS encoding DMT family transporter — MQSLWMLVACAMFAIMGACVKVSADAGASMAQIVLFRGVPSVLLLVFWAKSRGLRLAPQSWKLHIRRNVSGVSSMWLGFLALANLPLSTAVSLNYTAPLFIAFWMLAWGGTQRDPVRLIAVLLGFMGVIGVLRPSITPDQWWAAMLGLCAGALSAVAMMQVRALGRSGEPEWRTVLLFSCFVVCSSLVGLLWEGWRELSWRAWLSLLGVGLSGLFGQLTMTRAFGLGSALLTAALQYTTIIFAALIGIAFWGDVPDGVAWAGMALIIGSGLLSAWRTYSEDRILRGQAAAAERAPVKEAERV, encoded by the coding sequence ATGCAGTCATTGTGGATGCTGGTAGCCTGCGCCATGTTTGCCATTATGGGGGCCTGTGTCAAAGTGTCCGCCGATGCTGGGGCGTCGATGGCACAAATCGTTTTGTTCCGGGGTGTGCCCTCGGTCCTGCTGTTAGTGTTCTGGGCCAAGAGCCGTGGTTTGCGGCTGGCCCCTCAAAGTTGGAAGCTGCATATCCGGCGTAACGTTTCCGGGGTCAGTTCCATGTGGTTGGGTTTTCTGGCCCTGGCAAATCTGCCCTTGTCCACGGCCGTCAGCCTGAATTACACCGCTCCCTTATTTATTGCTTTCTGGATGCTGGCCTGGGGTGGCACCCAGCGCGACCCTGTGCGTCTGATTGCGGTGCTCTTGGGTTTTATGGGTGTGATCGGTGTGCTGCGTCCCAGTATTACGCCCGATCAATGGTGGGCTGCCATGCTGGGCCTATGCGCCGGCGCTTTGAGCGCGGTGGCCATGATGCAGGTACGTGCTCTAGGACGTTCAGGTGAGCCTGAATGGCGCACCGTGCTGCTGTTTTCCTGTTTTGTCGTATGCTCCAGTCTGGTTGGCCTTTTGTGGGAAGGTTGGCGCGAACTGAGCTGGCGCGCCTGGCTGTCCCTGTTGGGCGTAGGCTTGTCTGGTTTGTTTGGGCAACTGACCATGACGCGTGCTTTTGGACTGGGTTCGGCCTTGTTGACCGCAGCCTTGCAATACACCACCATTATTTTCGCCGCCCTGATTGGTATCGCTTTCTGGGGGGATGTGCCTGACGGGGTAGCCTGGGCAGGTATGGCATTGATTATCGGGTCTGGCCTGTTGTCAGCCTGGCGTACCTACAGCGAGGATCGTATCTTGCGAGGTCAGGCCGCGGCAGCCGAGCGGGCTCCCGTCAAGGAGGCAGAACGTGTTTGA
- the htpX gene encoding protease HtpX — protein sequence MKRIVLFLITNLAVMLVLSASMNILGVGRYLNAQGLDLTQLLIFSALVGFTGAIISLLMSKWMAKQSVNARVIDPNAPANAEEAWLVDTVHQLADRAGIGRPEVAIYDGEPNAFATGAFKNDALVAVSTGLLRGMTEEEVMAVLGHEVAHIANGDMVTLTLIQGVVNTFVIFLARLAGYFVDRVLLRNDRDVGMGYYASVFVFELIFGVLASIIVAWFSRQREYRADAGSAQLLGSRQPMIHALARLGGMAPGELPKNFEASGISGGRSISAIFASHPPIAARIQALQNAQSV from the coding sequence ATGAAACGAATTGTCCTTTTTTTAATAACCAACTTGGCCGTCATGCTGGTGCTCAGCGCCTCCATGAATATTTTGGGTGTGGGACGTTACCTGAACGCGCAAGGTCTGGATCTGACTCAATTGCTGATTTTCTCGGCCTTGGTCGGTTTCACCGGCGCCATCATTTCCTTGCTGATGAGCAAGTGGATGGCCAAGCAAAGCGTGAACGCGCGTGTCATTGATCCCAACGCCCCCGCCAACGCGGAAGAAGCGTGGCTGGTCGATACCGTGCACCAACTGGCGGACCGCGCCGGTATTGGCCGCCCAGAAGTGGCTATTTACGACGGCGAGCCCAACGCGTTTGCCACTGGCGCCTTCAAGAACGATGCTCTGGTCGCCGTGTCCACAGGCTTGTTGCGCGGCATGACCGAAGAAGAAGTCATGGCGGTGCTCGGTCATGAGGTTGCCCACATTGCCAACGGCGACATGGTCACCCTGACCTTGATCCAGGGCGTGGTGAATACCTTTGTGATCTTCCTGGCCCGTCTGGCCGGCTACTTTGTGGACCGCGTGCTGTTGCGCAACGATCGCGACGTGGGCATGGGTTACTACGCCTCGGTTTTTGTGTTTGAGCTGATTTTTGGCGTGCTGGCCTCCATCATCGTGGCCTGGTTCTCCCGTCAGCGTGAATACCGCGCCGATGCCGGTTCCGCCCAGTTGCTGGGTTCGCGCCAGCCCATGATCCATGCTCTGGCCCGTCTGGGTGGCATGGCTCCTGGTGAGCTGCCCAAGAACTTTGAGGCCTCCGGTATTTCGGGTGGTCGTTCGATCAGCGCGATCTTTGCATCCCACCCTCCTATCGCGGCACGTATCCAGGCTTTGCAAAACGCCCAATCGGTCTAA
- a CDS encoding Na/Pi cotransporter family protein, which yields MKEIFALLDFGGYIALLLWGIHMVQSGVQRAFGAELGIWMGHALGRPRRAFFAGAAITAAIQSSTATGLMITSFAATGMVALVPALAAMLGANVGTTLIVQLLSFKMTALAPALILLGVWLFRSQEPGRRRDLGRVFIGLGLLLLSLHELVGLFSPIQDAPLLQTILEALAGSPMTGMLLAALLTWAAHSSVAIVVLIISLASHQHMDPQLTYALVLGANVGTAINPILEGAGSTKDPANKRVPIGNLGTRVFGCLIGMIVLPWIPDLMSWFTDEPARAVANFHTFFNLAVAALFLPLLKPYSRLLSRYLPRRTDPDDPGLPLYLDQSAQEVPAVALGNAAREALRLSDMLQEILDTARQNMLSNSAQSINHARYISNAVNRLEPLITTYLASMDQENLNKKDTRRLNDILTFSTNISHAATISVNGLLSHTAKLRKQGWILQTEEQAEIGKVMDRLIRNQRQAAALFVAEDVKTARFLAFEKDFFRELEVAAADRHLRQIKAGQLDVAEQGSLYLEILRDVRTINSYLVSAAAYPILAKHDELLPNRVRSNED from the coding sequence ATGAAAGAAATCTTCGCACTTCTCGATTTCGGGGGATATATCGCTTTGCTCCTGTGGGGTATCCACATGGTGCAAAGCGGTGTGCAACGCGCCTTCGGTGCCGAACTGGGCATCTGGATGGGTCACGCATTGGGTCGCCCCCGTCGCGCCTTTTTTGCGGGTGCGGCCATTACCGCCGCCATTCAAAGCAGTACCGCCACCGGTCTGATGATTACCAGCTTTGCCGCCACCGGCATGGTTGCCCTGGTTCCGGCCCTGGCCGCCATGTTGGGCGCCAATGTGGGCACGACGCTGATCGTGCAACTGCTGTCCTTCAAGATGACCGCGCTGGCTCCTGCCCTGATTCTTCTGGGTGTTTGGTTGTTCCGCTCGCAAGAGCCTGGACGCCGACGCGACCTGGGCCGCGTCTTTATTGGCCTAGGCCTTTTGCTGCTGTCCTTGCATGAGTTAGTGGGCCTGTTCTCGCCCATTCAGGACGCCCCCCTGCTGCAAACCATTCTGGAAGCTCTGGCAGGCAGTCCCATGACGGGTATGTTGCTGGCGGCACTGCTGACCTGGGCCGCGCACTCCAGTGTGGCTATTGTGGTGCTGATCATCTCGCTGGCCAGCCATCAGCATATGGACCCGCAGCTAACCTACGCGCTGGTGCTGGGTGCTAACGTGGGTACCGCCATCAATCCGATTCTGGAAGGGGCTGGCAGCACGAAAGACCCAGCCAACAAACGTGTGCCCATAGGCAACTTAGGCACACGTGTGTTTGGCTGTCTGATTGGCATGATTGTGTTGCCCTGGATTCCGGATTTGATGAGCTGGTTCACCGATGAACCCGCCCGTGCCGTGGCCAACTTCCACACCTTCTTCAATCTGGCCGTGGCGGCCTTGTTCCTGCCTTTGCTCAAACCCTATTCGCGCCTGCTGAGCCGTTATCTGCCCCGTCGCACCGACCCGGATGATCCTGGCCTGCCTTTGTATCTGGACCAATCTGCCCAGGAAGTCCCTGCGGTGGCCCTGGGCAATGCGGCGCGGGAAGCACTGCGCCTGTCTGATATGTTGCAAGAGATCCTGGACACGGCCCGCCAGAACATGCTGAGCAATAGTGCCCAAAGCATTAACCATGCGCGCTATATCAGCAATGCCGTCAACCGTCTGGAGCCATTGATCACTACATATCTGGCCAGCATGGATCAGGAAAACCTGAACAAGAAAGATACGCGTCGCCTGAACGATATTCTGACTTTTTCCACCAATATCTCGCACGCCGCCACCATCAGCGTCAATGGCTTGCTCAGCCATACGGCCAAGCTGCGCAAACAGGGCTGGATACTGCAAACGGAAGAGCAAGCCGAGATCGGCAAGGTCATGGACAGGCTAATTCGCAACCAACGTCAGGCCGCAGCTCTGTTTGTAGCCGAGGACGTCAAAACGGCCCGCTTCCTGGCGTTTGAAAAAGACTTTTTCCGCGAACTGGAAGTTGCAGCTGCGGACCGTCATCTTCGCCAGATCAAGGCCGGTCAGTTGGACGTTGCCGAGCAAGGCTCCTTGTATCTGGAGATCTTGCGTGACGTGCGCACCATTAACTCCTATCTGGTCAGCGCGGCAGCCTATCCGATTCTAGCCAAGCACGACGAGCTGCTTCCCAACCGGGTACGCTCCAACGAGGACTAG
- the polA gene encoding DNA polymerase I: MKKTLLLVDGSSYLYRAYHAMPDLRNAQGQPTGALYGVINMLRRLLQDYQADYMVCVFDAKGRTFRDDLYDQYKANRPSMPEDMAEQIEPIHKAVRAMGWHLICQSGVEADDIIGTLSRLAAENGIETVVSTGDKDLAQLVNEHVQLVNTMSNEKLDIEGVTNKYGVRPDQIIDYLMLIGDTSDNIPGVPKVGPKTAAKWLGEYGSLDELLQHADKIKGVAGQNLRDFSANFEMTRKLVTVKLDCEVPGFTGDFGALEPEPRDNPVLQDIYETYGFRSWLRELTDDPKRVPAQDARVQAETPAAPAELDYQTVTTKEQLQSLLSLLEKAELVALDTETTSLDPLMARLVGLSVSVKAGQAFYVPVAHRGSLDVEQLDKDDVLETLRPWLENAEAAKVLHNAKYDTHVLLNEKVSLRGIREDTMLQAYVLQSHKRVSMDELALQWLGLKGTSYEDICGKGAKQIGFDEVDIPVASHYACEDADYTLRLHQCLRPQVAKQEGLERIYLLEVQASDVLTIVERNGVKIDVPTLARQSHELGQKMLELENKAYELADQPFNMNSPKQVGEILFGKLGIPVVRKTASGAPSTDEDVLTRLAQDYPLPQVLLEYRGLAKLKSTYTDKLPKMVNPDSGRVHTRYAQAAVITGRLASSDPNLQNIPVRTAEGRRVRAAFVSELGKVVSADYSQIELRVMAHVSGDANLQQVFEQGGDVHTATAAEIFGVDAKDVSSDQRRAAKAINFGLIYGMGEFGLASNLGITRDAARAYIDRYFARYPGVASYMTRIKAQAHEQGYVETVFGRRLWLPELKGAKGPRMAGAERAAINAPMQGTSADLIKMAMVAVQRWLEEKGLRTQMVMQVHDELVFDVPEDELDILRENLPGLMCNVAKLDVPLVAEVGVGDSWEQAH; the protein is encoded by the coding sequence ATGAAAAAAACCTTGTTGCTCGTTGATGGTTCCAGCTATCTGTACCGAGCGTACCATGCGATGCCTGATCTGCGAAACGCGCAAGGCCAGCCTACAGGCGCCTTGTACGGGGTCATCAATATGTTGCGCCGCCTGCTACAGGATTATCAGGCCGACTATATGGTATGCGTTTTCGATGCCAAGGGCCGCACCTTCCGGGACGATCTGTACGATCAATACAAGGCTAACCGGCCCTCCATGCCCGAAGATATGGCGGAGCAAATAGAGCCTATTCACAAAGCGGTACGCGCCATGGGCTGGCATCTGATTTGTCAGTCCGGCGTGGAGGCTGACGATATCATCGGCACACTTTCTCGTCTGGCGGCCGAAAACGGTATCGAGACGGTGGTCTCTACCGGAGATAAGGACTTGGCCCAGCTGGTCAATGAGCATGTGCAGCTGGTCAACACCATGAGTAACGAAAAGCTGGATATAGAAGGGGTCACCAATAAGTACGGAGTACGCCCAGATCAGATTATCGATTATTTGATGCTGATTGGCGACACTTCGGACAATATTCCGGGCGTACCCAAGGTGGGCCCCAAGACAGCCGCCAAGTGGTTAGGTGAATATGGCAGCCTGGATGAGTTGTTGCAGCATGCCGACAAAATCAAGGGTGTGGCTGGCCAGAATCTGCGCGATTTCAGCGCTAACTTTGAAATGACGCGCAAGCTGGTGACGGTCAAGCTCGATTGTGAGGTGCCTGGTTTTACGGGTGACTTCGGTGCGCTGGAGCCGGAGCCCCGTGACAATCCTGTGTTGCAGGATATCTATGAAACCTATGGTTTCCGCAGCTGGTTGCGTGAATTGACGGATGATCCCAAGCGCGTGCCTGCCCAGGATGCCCGCGTCCAGGCTGAAACGCCTGCGGCACCCGCTGAGCTGGATTATCAGACCGTCACGACGAAAGAGCAATTGCAGTCCTTGCTAAGCCTACTGGAGAAGGCCGAGCTGGTGGCGCTGGATACGGAAACCACGTCCTTGGACCCTTTGATGGCGCGTTTGGTGGGCTTGTCGGTGTCGGTCAAGGCGGGCCAGGCTTTTTATGTGCCGGTCGCTCACCGTGGTTCGCTGGATGTAGAGCAGTTGGATAAAGACGATGTGCTGGAAACTCTACGTCCCTGGCTGGAAAACGCAGAGGCGGCCAAGGTCCTGCACAATGCCAAATACGATACGCATGTCCTGCTCAATGAAAAAGTCAGCTTGCGCGGTATCCGCGAGGACACCATGTTGCAGGCGTATGTCTTGCAGTCGCACAAGCGCGTCAGCATGGATGAGCTGGCCTTGCAATGGCTGGGTTTGAAAGGCACGTCTTACGAGGATATTTGCGGCAAGGGTGCCAAGCAGATCGGTTTTGACGAGGTGGACATCCCTGTTGCGTCTCACTATGCCTGTGAAGATGCGGACTACACCTTGCGTTTGCATCAGTGCCTGCGTCCTCAAGTGGCCAAGCAAGAAGGTCTGGAGCGTATTTATTTGCTGGAAGTGCAGGCTTCGGATGTGCTGACGATTGTGGAGCGCAATGGCGTCAAGATTGATGTGCCTACCCTGGCGCGTCAAAGCCACGAGCTGGGCCAAAAAATGCTGGAGCTGGAAAACAAGGCTTACGAGTTGGCCGACCAGCCTTTCAACATGAACTCCCCCAAGCAAGTGGGCGAGATTCTGTTCGGCAAGCTCGGTATTCCGGTGGTTCGTAAAACGGCCAGTGGTGCTCCGTCTACTGACGAGGACGTCTTGACCCGCTTGGCTCAGGATTACCCCTTGCCGCAGGTGCTGCTGGAGTACCGTGGTCTGGCCAAGCTCAAGTCCACTTATACGGACAAGCTGCCCAAAATGGTGAATCCGGACAGTGGCCGTGTGCATACCCGTTATGCACAGGCTGCCGTGATAACCGGGCGTCTGGCCTCCTCCGATCCTAACTTGCAGAACATTCCGGTGCGTACGGCAGAAGGGCGTCGTGTTCGTGCCGCCTTCGTGTCCGAGTTGGGCAAAGTGGTCTCGGCTGACTATTCCCAGATCGAATTGCGTGTGATGGCGCATGTATCGGGTGACGCCAATTTGCAGCAGGTCTTTGAGCAGGGTGGGGACGTGCACACAGCGACCGCTGCCGAGATTTTTGGTGTGGATGCCAAAGATGTTAGCTCTGACCAGCGCCGTGCCGCCAAGGCGATTAACTTTGGTCTGATCTACGGCATGGGTGAGTTTGGTCTGGCCAGCAACCTGGGCATTACCCGTGATGCTGCCCGTGCTTATATTGATCGCTACTTCGCTCGCTATCCTGGCGTGGCCAGCTATATGACTCGCATCAAAGCCCAGGCTCATGAGCAAGGTTATGTGGAAACCGTGTTTGGTCGCCGCCTATGGCTGCCGGAACTGAAAGGTGCAAAAGGGCCGCGCATGGCCGGTGCAGAGCGTGCCGCCATTAATGCACCGATGCAGGGCACGTCGGCTGACCTGATCAAGATGGCCATGGTGGCTGTGCAGCGTTGGCTGGAAGAAAAGGGCCTGCGCACGCAGATGGTGATGCAGGTCCATGACGAACTGGTATTCGATGTACCTGAGGACGAGCTGGATATTTTGCGTGAAAACCTGCCTGGCCTGATGTGCAATGTGGCCAAGCTGGATGTCCCACTGGTTGCCGAGGTGGGGGTGGGCGATAGCTGGGAACAGGCGCACTAA
- a CDS encoding TIGR00730 family Rossman fold protein, translating to MSNNKIVRLPASEQIPTIMKELQTAVDTLKEMGAGVSVFGSARIKPGHPYYELAQKLGRRLAEAGVTLIAGGGPGLMEAANKGAYEAGGQSVGLNIRLPHETTNNPYQTHSLQFEYFYSRKATFFMHSWAYIALPGGFGTLDELFEVMTLVQTGKVPPAPIVLIGTSFWSGLIDWIGEHLMEMGLIGPKDLNLLVLTDDLDEVMGYINQCCVLPRAEPALPQ from the coding sequence ATGTCTAACAATAAAATCGTCCGTTTACCGGCCTCTGAGCAGATTCCTACCATCATGAAGGAGCTGCAAACTGCGGTCGATACATTAAAAGAAATGGGTGCTGGCGTAAGTGTTTTCGGCAGCGCACGCATCAAACCCGGCCATCCTTACTACGAACTGGCCCAGAAACTGGGCCGTCGGCTGGCCGAAGCGGGCGTCACCCTGATTGCGGGCGGCGGCCCTGGCCTGATGGAAGCCGCCAATAAAGGCGCATACGAAGCAGGCGGGCAAAGTGTTGGCCTGAATATACGCTTGCCCCACGAAACCACCAACAATCCTTACCAGACGCACAGTCTTCAGTTCGAATACTTCTACTCGCGCAAGGCGACCTTTTTCATGCACAGCTGGGCCTACATTGCCCTGCCTGGCGGCTTTGGCACCCTGGACGAGCTGTTTGAAGTCATGACCCTGGTTCAAACAGGCAAAGTCCCACCCGCCCCCATTGTACTGATCGGCACTTCCTTTTGGTCCGGCCTGATCGACTGGATTGGTGAGCATTTAATGGAGATGGGGCTGATTGGCCCCAAAGACCTGAATTTACTGGTCCTGACCGACGATTTGGACGAGGTCATGGGCTACATCAACCAATGCTGCGTGCTGCCTAGGGCGGAACCCGCATTGCCCCAGTAA